In the Kaistella sp. 97-N-M2 genome, one interval contains:
- a CDS encoding GlsB/YeaQ/YmgE family stress response membrane protein → MGILTWIIFGLIAGAIAKMIMPGNQNMGWLLTIILGIVGAFVGGWIGSMLGWGTVNEFDIKSMLLAVVGALAVLWIYGMATKRA, encoded by the coding sequence ATGGGAATTTTAACTTGGATCATTTTTGGTCTTATCGCAGGTGCAATTGCAAAAATGATTATGCCAGGCAACCAGAATATGGGTTGGCTTTTAACAATTATTTTAGGGATCGTAGGAGCATTCGTAGGTGGATGGATCGGAAGTATGCTAGGATGGGGAACGGTAAATGAGTTCGACATCAAAAGTATGCTGCTTGCAGTAGTAGGAGCTTTAGCAGTTCTCTGGATCTACGGAATGGCCACTAAAAGAGCTTAA